The Sandaracinaceae bacterium genome has a window encoding:
- a CDS encoding prenyltransferase gives MIRGWLQAARPFAHANIAPPILVGIALAVASGVAFDPWLAGLAFAFGVLDHLYIVFANDHADRDADALHDAPTPFSGGSRVIPEGRLRPGQLKVAAIGAAGLLLVGSGVVALWAARPWLPALAAAAIALLWAYSYPPLKLSYRGFGEILQGLGVGMVLPLVGYYLLAGSLEATPWEAFAPLVVLGYVSNILTALPDVAADRAAGKRTWPVRRGEARARRDVLVLLGVGLVLVSQVGPPLSREQLAGVLLPPALAALLAMRWLLRADAAHRADLLRFVTFGLGAIFLFQVSWSLALFLR, from the coding sequence GTGATTCGAGGCTGGCTTCAGGCGGCGCGACCCTTCGCCCACGCCAACATCGCGCCACCCATCCTGGTCGGGATCGCGCTCGCCGTGGCGTCGGGTGTCGCGTTCGATCCGTGGCTGGCGGGGCTCGCGTTCGCGTTCGGCGTCCTCGACCACCTCTACATCGTCTTCGCGAACGACCACGCCGACCGCGACGCGGACGCGCTGCACGACGCGCCCACGCCGTTCAGCGGCGGCTCGCGCGTGATCCCCGAGGGGCGGCTCCGCCCCGGCCAGCTGAAGGTCGCGGCCATCGGCGCCGCGGGGCTGCTGCTGGTGGGGTCCGGCGTCGTCGCGCTGTGGGCCGCGCGCCCCTGGCTTCCGGCGCTGGCCGCGGCGGCGATCGCGCTGCTCTGGGCCTACAGCTATCCGCCGCTGAAGCTCTCGTACCGCGGCTTCGGAGAGATCCTGCAGGGCCTGGGTGTCGGCATGGTCCTGCCGCTCGTCGGCTACTACTTGCTGGCGGGGTCGCTCGAGGCGACGCCGTGGGAGGCCTTCGCGCCGCTCGTGGTGCTCGGCTACGTCTCGAACATCCTGACCGCGCTCCCGGACGTGGCGGCGGACCGCGCGGCGGGCAAGCGCACCTGGCCCGTCCGTCGCGGCGAAGCGCGCGCGCGGCGCGACGTCCTGGTCCTCCTCGGCGTCGGCCTGGTGCTCGTGAGCCAGGTCGGCCCGCCGTTGAGCCGCGAGCAGCTCGCCGGCGTCCTGCTCCCGCCCGCGCTCGCCGCGCTCCTCGCCATGCGCTGGCTCCTGCGCGCCGACGCGGCCCACCGCGCGGACCTCCTGCGCTTCGTCACCTTCGGCCTCGGCGCGATCTTCCTCTTCCAGGTCTCCTGGTCCCTCGCGCTCTTCCTGCGGTGA
- a CDS encoding PEGA domain-containing protein: MTAKVSTSIAATLLALAATHASVASAQRCALLPPGEPPEGGPAPEAMQSAAVTSVVAGLEAEGVSVLPADETAAQLEGQPLAACNALDCGGQVVGTLGVDFAVLVTVWAPRGTPTSVVVTLIGADDATAGDAPVVAGDLAGAAREALQAAWQRWRSARMGRLEVRSEPSGAAVSVDARPVGETPLSHETPAGQHVVRLELEGHAPEERTLEVVTGQVHEVDVTLAPAEVSTPAGGTYTEPHWANWLVGGGLIAGGIVALISPLHTAAREGECTESPRPGFCRTEIRFGAASGVLTGVGVAALIGGVVFFIAQPIQMTTVVTPDSAELRVRGTF; this comes from the coding sequence ATGACGGCGAAGGTATCGACCTCGATCGCAGCCACCCTCTTGGCCCTCGCCGCGACGCACGCCAGCGTCGCCTCCGCGCAGCGATGCGCCCTGCTTCCGCCGGGGGAGCCGCCCGAAGGCGGGCCCGCGCCGGAGGCGATGCAGTCGGCCGCGGTGACGAGCGTGGTCGCCGGGCTCGAGGCGGAGGGCGTCAGCGTGCTCCCGGCCGACGAGACCGCCGCCCAGCTCGAGGGTCAGCCCCTCGCCGCCTGCAACGCGCTGGACTGCGGGGGCCAGGTGGTCGGCACGCTCGGCGTCGACTTCGCGGTGCTGGTGACCGTCTGGGCGCCGCGGGGGACGCCGACGAGCGTCGTCGTGACGCTCATCGGCGCGGACGACGCGACCGCCGGCGACGCGCCGGTGGTGGCGGGAGACCTGGCGGGCGCGGCCCGCGAGGCGCTCCAGGCGGCGTGGCAGCGCTGGCGTTCGGCGCGCATGGGCCGCCTCGAGGTCCGCAGCGAGCCATCGGGCGCGGCCGTCTCGGTGGACGCGCGCCCCGTGGGTGAGACGCCGCTCTCGCACGAGACCCCGGCGGGCCAGCACGTGGTCCGCCTGGAGCTCGAGGGGCACGCCCCGGAGGAGCGAACCCTCGAGGTGGTGACGGGCCAGGTCCACGAGGTCGACGTCACGCTGGCCCCGGCCGAGGTGTCGACCCCGGCCGGAGGCACGTACACCGAGCCTCATTGGGCCAACTGGCTCGTCGGTGGCGGGCTGATCGCGGGCGGGATCGTGGCGTTGATCTCGCCCCTCCACACCGCCGCGCGCGAGGGGGAGTGCACGGAGTCGCCTCGCCCGGGCTTCTGCCGCACGGAGATCCGATTCGGCGCCGCGAGCGGCGTGCTCACCGGGGTGGGCGTGGCGGCCCTCATCGGCGGCGTCGTCTTCTTCATCGCGCAGCCCATCCAGATGACGACGGTCGTCACGCCCGATTCGGCGGAGCTGCGCGTTCGCGGTACATTCTGA
- a CDS encoding ArsA-related P-loop ATPase has product MSLAELLDDRRLLVCVGPGGVGKTTLGAALAIAAARRGKRVAVITIDPARRLADALGLDGLDDALRPVHGVGPGHLDAAMLDTKASYDALIARVAADPEARARILDNRVYQSFSRTLARSHAYVAMERLHDVLGAGYDLVVLDTPPTRSALDILDAPARLVRFLDERVLGAFLGQRGGGGAAAWLKSKGAEVALRLFGALVGDALMQELAGFFEVFFHLRAGFAERADAVQAALRADGTSFVLVSAPRATHLADAAYLRDGLLERGAPIEAVLFNRAFHADETGQPVTAPRTPYVVQEVVQDADGASALRAAQALRGQLALENQALDRAMRALLAGVPRAHVRLRFPRMDEEPATVEALEALLCSAAPL; this is encoded by the coding sequence GTGAGCCTGGCCGAGCTGCTCGACGACCGCCGCCTGCTCGTCTGCGTGGGACCGGGCGGCGTCGGCAAGACGACCCTCGGCGCCGCCCTCGCCATCGCGGCCGCGCGGCGGGGCAAGCGCGTCGCCGTCATCACGATCGATCCGGCCCGGCGGCTCGCCGACGCGCTGGGGCTCGACGGGCTCGATGACGCCCTGCGCCCCGTGCACGGCGTGGGGCCCGGGCACCTGGACGCGGCGATGCTCGACACGAAGGCGAGCTACGACGCGCTCATCGCCCGTGTCGCCGCCGATCCCGAGGCGCGCGCGCGCATCCTCGACAACCGCGTCTACCAGTCCTTCTCGCGCACCCTCGCCCGCAGCCACGCGTACGTCGCCATGGAGCGGCTGCACGACGTGCTCGGCGCCGGCTACGACCTGGTCGTGCTCGACACGCCGCCCACGCGCAGCGCGCTCGACATCCTCGACGCGCCCGCGCGCCTCGTCCGCTTCCTGGACGAGCGTGTCCTCGGGGCCTTCCTGGGACAGCGCGGCGGGGGCGGCGCCGCGGCGTGGCTGAAGTCGAAGGGCGCGGAGGTGGCGCTCCGGCTCTTCGGCGCGCTCGTGGGCGACGCGCTCATGCAGGAGCTCGCCGGCTTCTTCGAGGTCTTCTTCCATCTCCGCGCCGGCTTCGCGGAGCGGGCGGACGCGGTGCAAGCAGCGCTGCGGGCTGACGGAACGAGCTTCGTGCTCGTCAGCGCCCCGCGGGCCACCCACCTCGCGGACGCGGCCTACCTCCGCGACGGCCTGCTCGAGCGCGGCGCCCCCATCGAGGCGGTCCTCTTCAACCGCGCGTTCCACGCCGACGAGACGGGCCAGCCGGTCACCGCGCCTCGGACGCCCTACGTCGTCCAGGAGGTCGTGCAGGACGCCGACGGGGCGAGCGCGCTGCGCGCCGCCCAGGCCCTCCGCGGGCAGCTCGCGCTCGAGAACCAGGCCCTCGACCGCGCGATGCGCGCGCTCCTCGCCGGCGTGCCCCGCGCCCACGTCCGCCTGCGCTTCCCGCGCATGGACGAGGAGCCCGCGACGGTGGAGGCCCTCGAGGCGCTGCTCTGCTCCGCGGCCCCGCTCTGA
- a CDS encoding PEGA domain-containing protein, giving the protein MRLLTLIGVFVIASAAAPAAAQSALVIVPDARVEAVTLERARAAGIEVLAERGIRLVPTPDGEPCEEADCAAALAGSAGADFAALLRVEPTEEGRQVRAVVIGAGGGSVEETAAVEDGAVRSAARVALEAALDRRGGDGRGFLLVTSAPPGARVEIDGRDAGFAPLRRMVGAGAHRVRITAEGGEPSEHEVEVTAGEEISVTADAASEIDAPPPDPAGPTRTEPSLWNWLIGGALALGGIITLLSPLQTISQQGQCVDEIEDVGCVERVQFGAQSGVLMGIGVSAIIAAIVVDAVAPLRVEVTAGPDAAGVRVEGRF; this is encoded by the coding sequence ATGCGCCTCCTGACCTTGATCGGGGTCTTCGTCATCGCCAGCGCGGCCGCCCCCGCGGCGGCGCAGAGCGCGCTGGTGATCGTTCCCGACGCGCGGGTGGAAGCGGTGACGCTGGAGCGCGCGCGCGCGGCCGGCATCGAGGTCCTCGCGGAGCGCGGGATCCGGCTCGTGCCCACGCCGGACGGAGAGCCGTGCGAAGAGGCCGACTGCGCCGCCGCGCTGGCCGGCTCGGCGGGGGCCGACTTCGCCGCGCTCCTCCGGGTCGAGCCCACCGAGGAGGGCCGCCAGGTGCGCGCGGTGGTGATCGGCGCCGGCGGTGGCTCGGTCGAAGAGACGGCGGCGGTGGAAGACGGCGCCGTCCGCAGCGCCGCCCGGGTCGCGCTCGAGGCGGCGCTGGACCGCCGCGGGGGCGACGGCCGCGGGTTCCTCCTCGTCACGAGCGCGCCGCCCGGCGCCCGCGTGGAGATCGACGGCCGCGACGCCGGCTTCGCGCCGCTCCGACGCATGGTGGGGGCCGGCGCCCACCGCGTGCGCATCACCGCCGAGGGTGGCGAGCCGTCCGAGCACGAGGTCGAGGTCACCGCGGGCGAGGAGATCTCGGTCACCGCGGACGCGGCGTCGGAGATCGACGCGCCGCCGCCCGATCCCGCGGGCCCGACGCGGACGGAGCCGAGCCTCTGGAACTGGCTCATCGGCGGCGCGCTCGCGCTCGGCGGCATCATCACCCTCCTGTCGCCGCTCCAGACGATCAGCCAGCAGGGTCAGTGCGTCGACGAGATCGAGGACGTCGGGTGCGTCGAGCGCGTCCAGTTCGGCGCGCAGAGCGGGGTCCTCATGGGCATCGGCGTCAGCGCGATCATCGCCGCCATCGTGGTCGACGCGGTCGCCCCGCTCCGGGTGGAGGTCACCGCCGGGCCCGACGCCGCGGGCGTGCGGGTGGAGGGCCGGTTCTGA
- a CDS encoding DUF4147 domain-containing protein: MIDRSILQAPGLTDAERARRALAVELAEAALAAVEPERATRAALARLEARGVPLSGATVFAFGKASVGMARAALAACAPRGGIVVAPGPAALPPLEVRVGGHPTPAPDAIETGDRVLALARSLGPGDVALCLISGGGSSMLERPRDSIALETVQRITRALLAGGADIGALNTVRRALSAVKGGRLAAAIAPARVVNVILSDVPGAPLDVVASGPTLPSRGDDEDAAEILARHGLSLALPPTEPLALFTIGTTIESEVAADSETARAAVRAAAEARGLSLTDRPGRFDGEARALGVRLAREPTSAWVWGGETTVTLGDGPIGRGGRNQELALAAIAAGLDDGVLLALATDGVDGASQNAGGLADAAAARALAGRDLVSALERHDASPLLEAASAALQTGPTGTNVADLLIRV; encoded by the coding sequence GTGATCGATCGGTCCATCCTGCAGGCGCCGGGGCTGACCGACGCAGAGCGGGCGCGGCGCGCGCTGGCGGTGGAGCTGGCCGAGGCCGCGCTGGCCGCCGTCGAGCCGGAGCGGGCGACGCGCGCCGCCCTCGCGCGGCTGGAGGCGCGAGGGGTGCCGCTCTCGGGGGCCACGGTCTTCGCGTTCGGCAAGGCCTCCGTCGGCATGGCGCGGGCCGCGCTGGCCGCGTGCGCGCCGCGGGGCGGTATCGTGGTGGCGCCCGGGCCGGCCGCGCTGCCGCCGCTCGAGGTCCGGGTGGGCGGGCACCCGACGCCCGCCCCCGACGCGATCGAGACCGGCGATCGCGTGCTCGCGCTGGCCCGGAGCCTCGGGCCGGGCGACGTCGCGCTCTGCCTGATCTCGGGGGGCGGCTCGTCGATGCTCGAGCGCCCACGGGACTCGATCGCGCTCGAGACGGTGCAGCGGATCACGCGCGCGCTCCTGGCGGGCGGCGCGGACATCGGCGCCTTGAACACGGTGCGGCGGGCGCTCTCGGCCGTGAAGGGCGGCCGGCTCGCGGCGGCGATCGCGCCCGCGCGGGTCGTGAACGTGATCCTCTCGGACGTGCCGGGCGCGCCGCTCGACGTGGTCGCGAGCGGGCCCACGCTGCCCTCGCGCGGGGACGACGAGGACGCGGCCGAGATCTTGGCGCGCCACGGACTGTCGCTCGCGCTGCCTCCGACGGAGCCGCTCGCGCTGTTCACCATCGGGACCACGATCGAGTCCGAAGTCGCGGCCGACTCCGAGACGGCGCGCGCCGCGGTCCGCGCCGCGGCGGAGGCGCGGGGCCTGTCCCTGACCGATCGACCGGGGCGCTTCGACGGCGAGGCGCGGGCGCTCGGCGTGCGCCTCGCCCGCGAGCCCACGTCGGCGTGGGTCTGGGGCGGGGAGACCACCGTGACGCTCGGCGACGGCCCGATCGGCCGGGGTGGGCGGAACCAGGAGCTGGCGCTCGCCGCCATCGCGGCCGGGCTCGACGACGGGGTGCTGCTCGCGCTCGCCACCGACGGGGTGGACGGCGCGAGCCAGAACGCGGGCGGGCTCGCCGACGCGGCGGCGGCGCGTGCGCTGGCCGGTCGGGATCTCGTGAGCGCGCTCGAGAGGCACGACGCGTCGCCGCTCCTCGAGGCCGCGTCCGCGGCGCTCCAAACCGGGCCGACGGGGACCAACGTGGCGGACCTGCTGATCCGCGTCTGA
- a CDS encoding ArsA family ATPase, whose translation MTAFDPLAEGRLALFTGKGGVGKSTVVAALAMEAARRGRRPLVIELGHRASMQAVFGVESVGHEPVDVGGGVFASNIELDEALRDYIADHVPVAALARRIAQSRSLARFFEAAPAVGEVLTLQRLEQLLAATAPDGRPRWDPILVDFDATGHALMFLELPKVFEGLVPDGPVRRLLDSFSALLSDADQTRLHLVTLPGRLPVQETLELHARLEAEHAVQLGGLFVNRVPARPWEGSLATLDDLAARLDGEPARDLALLRRAMERHAWATEAVRRLDALPLPLVRLPELSTHMDHRALTALGRIAGGAQ comes from the coding sequence GTGACCGCCTTCGATCCGCTGGCCGAGGGGCGCCTGGCCCTCTTCACCGGCAAGGGCGGGGTCGGGAAGTCCACCGTGGTCGCGGCGCTCGCCATGGAGGCCGCGCGGCGCGGGCGGCGCCCGCTGGTCATCGAGCTGGGCCACCGCGCGTCCATGCAAGCCGTCTTCGGGGTGGAGAGCGTCGGGCACGAGCCAGTCGACGTGGGCGGCGGCGTCTTCGCGAGCAACATCGAGCTGGACGAGGCGCTCCGCGACTACATCGCCGACCACGTCCCGGTCGCGGCGCTCGCGCGGCGGATCGCGCAGAGCCGCTCCCTCGCGCGCTTCTTCGAGGCGGCGCCCGCGGTGGGCGAGGTGCTGACGCTGCAGCGGCTCGAGCAGCTCCTCGCCGCGACCGCGCCGGACGGGCGCCCCCGCTGGGACCCCATCCTGGTGGACTTCGACGCGACCGGTCACGCGCTGATGTTCCTCGAGCTGCCCAAGGTCTTCGAGGGCCTCGTCCCGGACGGGCCCGTGCGGCGACTGCTGGACTCGTTCTCGGCCCTGCTCTCCGACGCCGACCAGACGCGGCTGCACCTGGTCACCCTGCCGGGGCGGCTCCCCGTGCAGGAGACGCTGGAGCTCCACGCGCGGCTCGAGGCGGAGCACGCGGTCCAGCTCGGCGGGCTGTTCGTCAACCGCGTCCCGGCGCGACCGTGGGAGGGCTCGCTCGCCACGCTCGACGATCTGGCCGCGCGGCTCGACGGGGAGCCCGCGCGTGACCTCGCCCTGCTCCGCCGCGCGATGGAGCGGCACGCGTGGGCGACGGAGGCCGTGCGCCGCCTCGACGCGCTGCCGCTCCCGCTCGTCCGGCTGCCGGAGCTCTCGACCCACATGGACCACCGCGCGCTCACCGCGCTCGGGCGCATCGCCGGAGGCGCCCAGTGA
- a CDS encoding ferrochelatase → MEPLADGVIESPIERLARADAQLERAGVERHSLDAARSGATSLRALGERLLPDAGHLAPVLADGMVRVARAVAQHFPDNLFWDLDAVFADILREARAATDPRAHLAASLEEIVALHALFGQETDIRFRYVHDFVYGFDWAKWVHRDPAARAEIGPFALVFLRSVRARGHELLALIARDDAKYPRLPDARARNPFPFSREPEAEAALYRDLAARSLIPVPAWQLAPEPEWDRPFAVAREERARALRL, encoded by the coding sequence GTGGAACCTTTGGCCGACGGCGTGATCGAATCCCCCATCGAGCGGCTGGCGCGCGCCGACGCGCAGCTCGAGCGGGCGGGCGTGGAGCGTCACAGCCTCGACGCCGCGCGATCGGGCGCGACGAGCCTGCGCGCGCTCGGCGAGCGCCTCCTCCCCGACGCCGGCCACCTGGCGCCCGTGCTCGCGGACGGCATGGTCCGGGTGGCGCGCGCGGTGGCGCAGCACTTCCCGGACAACCTGTTCTGGGATCTGGACGCGGTCTTCGCAGACATCCTGCGCGAGGCGCGCGCCGCGACGGATCCCCGTGCTCACCTCGCCGCGTCGCTCGAGGAGATCGTGGCCCTGCACGCGCTCTTCGGACAGGAGACGGACATCCGCTTCCGCTACGTGCACGACTTCGTCTACGGCTTCGACTGGGCGAAGTGGGTGCATCGTGATCCGGCGGCCCGCGCCGAGATCGGCCCGTTCGCGCTGGTCTTCCTCCGGTCGGTGCGCGCGCGCGGCCACGAGCTGCTCGCCCTGATCGCGCGGGACGACGCGAAGTACCCCCGGCTCCCCGACGCGCGCGCGCGCAACCCCTTCCCGTTCTCGCGCGAGCCCGAGGCCGAGGCAGCCCTCTACCGCGACCTCGCAGCGCGGAGCCTCATCCCCGTCCCCGCGTGGCAGCTCGCGCCCGAGCCCGAGTGGGACCGCCCCTTCGCCGTCGCCCGCGAAGAGCGCGCCCGCGCGCTGCGCCTGTAG
- a CDS encoding protein kinase, whose protein sequence is MSATVRFGPYELARRLGSGGMAETFLAVRRGPAGFEQHVCVKRILPAFEADPQFVEQFMEEARLAAQLRHANITQVVDFGAVEGSHYLALELVDGMDLRTLLKRQRDRGERLDAALVAHVGIELANALDFAHTPGRGRSAVVHRDISPSNVLCSRAGEIYLTDFGIARVLGAKRRTESGVVRGKVPYMAAEYARHGTFDARSDLFSVGVLLYESLTGQRPYEGVTDLDTLQRIQAGTFLPVTALRPDAPENLAAIVEHLLHPDPHQRFQTAAALLEALASVSPPPTVSRHLGEVVRGLSESLSQSLQLSLPSRTGAMPIEPAPAYPEVAPADAFERTRTSNPAFAPPSSSDTSHLWKATDPSRISQPSPAVESWQTTDPTQISQHDRPSPYFQAAAASQGPASPSPAYPAASQRPASPSPTSKAPLAQTRLMHGSAPGSLPEISIAPTSDPAMPPRSEPPTSRGRGRLVIVLMFGVLAFLVASAAAYLLVHLYRTGAL, encoded by the coding sequence ATGAGCGCCACCGTCCGCTTCGGCCCCTACGAGCTGGCTCGCCGGCTCGGCTCGGGCGGCATGGCCGAGACGTTCCTGGCGGTGCGTCGCGGCCCGGCGGGGTTCGAGCAGCACGTGTGCGTCAAGCGCATCCTGCCCGCCTTCGAGGCCGACCCGCAGTTCGTCGAGCAGTTCATGGAGGAGGCGCGGCTCGCCGCGCAGCTCCGGCACGCCAACATCACGCAGGTCGTCGACTTCGGCGCCGTCGAGGGCTCGCACTACCTCGCGCTCGAGCTCGTGGACGGCATGGATCTGCGCACGCTCCTGAAGCGGCAGCGGGACCGGGGCGAGCGGCTCGACGCCGCGCTGGTCGCGCACGTCGGCATCGAGCTGGCCAACGCGCTCGACTTCGCGCACACGCCCGGGCGCGGCCGGAGCGCGGTCGTGCACCGGGACATCTCCCCCTCGAACGTGCTCTGCAGCCGGGCGGGCGAGATCTACCTCACCGACTTCGGCATCGCGCGCGTGCTCGGCGCCAAGCGGCGCACCGAGTCGGGCGTGGTGCGCGGCAAGGTCCCGTACATGGCCGCCGAGTACGCGCGGCACGGCACGTTCGACGCCCGGAGCGACCTCTTCTCGGTCGGCGTCCTGCTCTACGAGTCGCTCACCGGACAGCGCCCCTACGAGGGGGTGACGGACCTCGACACGTTGCAGCGCATCCAGGCCGGGACCTTCCTGCCCGTCACCGCGCTCCGGCCCGACGCGCCGGAGAACCTCGCGGCCATCGTCGAGCACCTGCTGCACCCCGACCCCCACCAGCGCTTCCAGACCGCGGCCGCGCTGCTCGAGGCGCTCGCGTCCGTGTCGCCGCCGCCGACCGTGTCCCGGCACCTCGGTGAGGTGGTCCGGGGCTTGAGCGAGTCGCTCAGCCAGTCGCTCCAGCTCTCGCTGCCGAGCCGCACCGGCGCGATGCCGATCGAGCCCGCGCCCGCCTACCCGGAGGTCGCGCCGGCCGACGCCTTCGAGCGCACCCGCACGAGCAACCCCGCGTTCGCGCCGCCGTCGAGCAGCGACACGTCGCACCTGTGGAAGGCGACCGACCCGAGCCGGATCAGCCAGCCCAGCCCCGCGGTGGAGAGCTGGCAGACCACCGACCCGACGCAGATCAGCCAGCACGACCGACCGTCGCCGTACTTCCAGGCCGCCGCCGCGAGCCAGGGGCCCGCGTCGCCCTCCCCCGCCTACCCGGCCGCGAGTCAGAGGCCCGCGTCGCCCTCCCCCACCTCGAAGGCCCCGCTCGCGCAGACCCGGCTCATGCACGGATCGGCGCCGGGGAGCCTTCCCGAGATCTCGATCGCCCCGACGAGCGACCCCGCGATGCCCCCGCGCTCCGAGCCTCCGACGTCCCGCGGGCGCGGTCGCCTCGTGATCGTCCTGATGTTCGGCGTGCTGGCGTTCCTCGTCGCGAGCGCGGCCGCCTACCTGCTCGTGCACCTATATCGGACGGGCGCGCTCTGA
- a CDS encoding prenyltransferase, whose translation MPDTLLRRWIYAAKPGSWPKLLVPFAFGQALGTWNGLSLGALAVGAAFTVLDLLFIVFLNDWGDREVDAIKRRMFPGGCSPKTIPDGILPAYQLLFAGLGAGVLAALVGFAGGAWLGRGWLGVAALGCLGMFAAYSLPPVRLNYRGGGELLEMLGVGVALPCTHAYLQGGDATPPGASLIYGFALMGLASAIASGLSDERSDRRGGKRTFVTAWGNLAGRRAVEALAFLGACAWALAGLFDDAIPAFVGLLPAMVALGYVGAMLARSGAARTDAFAAQKHYKAALHHAIWRGAAAASMLLVGWNLWPTA comes from the coding sequence TTGCCCGACACTCTCCTTCGACGCTGGATCTACGCCGCCAAGCCCGGGAGCTGGCCCAAGCTGCTCGTGCCGTTCGCCTTCGGTCAGGCGCTCGGGACGTGGAACGGGCTGAGCCTCGGCGCGCTGGCCGTCGGCGCCGCGTTCACCGTGCTCGACCTGCTCTTCATCGTCTTCCTCAACGACTGGGGCGATCGCGAGGTCGACGCGATCAAGCGCCGCATGTTCCCCGGTGGCTGCAGCCCCAAGACGATCCCGGACGGCATCTTGCCCGCCTACCAGCTCCTCTTCGCCGGCCTCGGCGCGGGCGTGCTGGCGGCCCTCGTCGGCTTCGCGGGCGGCGCCTGGCTGGGGCGGGGATGGCTCGGGGTCGCTGCCTTGGGCTGCCTCGGCATGTTCGCCGCCTATTCGCTCCCCCCGGTCCGCCTGAACTATCGCGGCGGCGGCGAGCTGCTCGAGATGCTCGGGGTCGGCGTCGCCCTCCCCTGCACGCACGCCTATCTGCAAGGTGGCGACGCGACGCCGCCCGGGGCGAGCCTGATCTACGGATTCGCCCTGATGGGCCTGGCGAGCGCGATCGCGAGCGGGCTCTCCGACGAGCGCTCGGACCGGCGCGGGGGCAAGCGCACCTTCGTCACCGCGTGGGGCAACCTCGCGGGCCGTCGCGCCGTCGAGGCGCTCGCCTTCCTCGGCGCCTGCGCGTGGGCGCTCGCGGGGCTCTTCGACGACGCGATCCCGGCCTTCGTCGGGCTGCTGCCCGCGATGGTGGCGCTGGGCTACGTGGGCGCCATGCTCGCCCGGAGCGGCGCCGCCCGCACCGACGCGTTCGCGGCGCAGAAGCACTACAAGGCCGCGCTCCACCACGCCATCTGGCGCGGCGCGGCGGCCGCCTCCATGCTGCTCGTAGGGTGGAACCTTTGGCCGACGGCGTGA